DNA sequence from the Penicillium psychrofluorescens genome assembly, chromosome: 3 genome:
TCAACGCTGGAGTATAACTAGACATCTCAGGGTAGAAATTGTAGAGCTTAGGCGTTGGTGATAGGAGGCCGTTACCATGTTTACAGAGGTTTTTGAGCTAAATAGAGAGAGATTCAGAAAACAAGTCTCAAGCCCATGTTCTTAAGCCAGATTTTGCCCCAGACGTATATATTTCAAAAAAGAATCCGGCTAAAGATGGTACTTAATAAATAGCTCTTTATGGTTAGGGGTAGTAAGGTAATGTGTACATGATCAGACATTCTAACTAACTATTCGGTTCTCAAAGTTATGCAAGGAACGCGTCCTTTTAGAAGAAGTCGCTTAGATAGCACACAAATATGGGAAACCCCGAAGGCTTCTGTGAAATTTTTATTCGAGTAGCAACTCTTTGAACTACGGAGATAACACATTTAATATCTGGAACAATCATCCAGAACCTGCGAGCCTGCACCAGTACAGCCAAGCGATTCATCTTTGGAGCCCGTGACTTACACATAGTGTAAACTTAGGCCATTCAGGTGTATTTCAGCAAACATGGTAAATTATTCTGCGTAGATAGTTACTACCAGTGGCACATTTAACTAATCGTCTCTCCATTTTCTCTGCTAATAACGAGACACTCAGAGCACTCAGAGCGGAGAGATCTCGGCTGGCATTTACGTAGTATTTATGATTTACCCCGGCATCTGTGTGATATTCTCCTTAGAACACTACATGATAAATATAGGTGTCTTTCGAAAGAGCACGgtccatctctctccttgcCCGCTTGCCCATATCGTCTCCAAGATAATAAGGGCCTGTATCAAATTTCCAAACCCACTCCGTTGATAGTGCTTCATAAACACCATCCGAAAGAACTCTCGATCTAGCTTACGGCAGGCGCAATAAATGGAGCCCAGACTAACACATGTTGCCCAGGAGAATTAGGTGGAAATGCCGCCCAGGTAGATTTGAACTTCTCAATGAGCCCGGCCAGGGAGTTATCAGTTGAAGTAGTAGACACACTTAGAAGGTAGATATCATAGGCTTGTTGGTTGATATCAGCAATGAATGAAACTGCTACCGAGTACTCTGGATGGAAGCTTCCGGAGTACCGCAAACAATCAAAGCTTTGGCGAGCATGCGAGGTAATGGTGTCGATTCCAGCTTGTTCGTTTAATAATGGTGCCGCATAAACACGAATCCTAGATAATCAGTAAAGGCAAAAATTTAGACAATCTTGGTCTTCCATACTTGTTGATTTGTCGAGTAAGAAACCCCGGAAGCTCACCGCCGCCAaggcctccttggccttcaATTGCGTCCAGACCCGATTCCAATAAGTGAAATAGAGTGGGAAAGTCCGGTCCTGCATTTACCATGACATCCACAAGAAGCACTGAAATGGCTAGTAACACAAAGCAACGAGTTGTTGAGTCATAGTCACGTAGGTGTTGCCGTTGGCGAAGCCCCAGGATCGCTTTTGTGTAAAAAAAGTCTGGGCGAAGACTGCCTGGAGCATGGGCGTTGAGCAAGAGATGAAATGCCGAAGCTGCCAATACCGCATTCATTACTGTATCATCCAAGCGGGCAATGGGCAGAACTAGGCATCGCCAGCCATTATGAGAACCATCAATTGCCACCATTTCTTTGGCAATCGCTTCTGAGACTTCTAAATGTCAGCCATGTCACTATCGGAGAACAAAATATGAAAATTACTTACAGTGTGACATCAGGCGATGTTGTAAGGCCGGATTGTCGTCCGGTGGCGTTGGGGTAAAAAGGTAGTTTCTCAAAGCAAAAAACGACTCATTATTACTGCTTTTTGAACTGCAAGTCTCAACGTGCGCATCTTTTTTAACTGATGACGAAGGGCAGGTGAGGCTGTGGTGCTTTTCGAGCTTGGTCTCGGTTGATATTTTTCCGTGAATGGAGGACTGCTTGCGACATTGTCTATGTTTTATAGATCGTTACTAGGGTGATCGGATTTTTATCTGAGGAATATAACATACTTTTGATATACTTCTGGGATACTTTTGCCTGCCATGATCCCCCTCGAGGCAAACCCGTCGTTGAAGCGATATCGGATTCCGAGTCCACTGCACCAGAGACCTTTGACCAAGCACTTCTGACATTGGGGGTTGGCTTGATCGCAATTTATCCGACGTTGTGAACACTCATAACAACCTTATAACATGTCATCCAAGTTGTCTGTTATCTGGAGACTTGCCTGCCCTCACCTTTCACTTTGCGGACATACTTTCGTGAATTGGAGGGCTTGGATATTGGGTGGTCGTCCGCCTGTGAAACGAGCACGCCCTGTCTCTGAGTACAACAATCCTCAGACTGCTGCGACACCATGACTTGATGAAGAAGGTAAAATGGGAGCAGCGCGCCTAGTATTTTTCCCACCGCATCATGTGATTTGGATTAGAGATCAAACCAGCCCCGGTGTCTTATCGTGAAGTTGGGCAAATCTCCACTTGCTCTCACTTCTCCTTCCTATTGGGGAATGCAACCCCGGAAAGCAAAAAGACATACATGAGCAGTTCGAGATCCTATTACAATTTAAATAGCTAGAATTTCTCCCCAAATATCCCACTGTTATGTACTTATCCCtgttgctttttctttcaaaaAAATTGTCTAGCTCTCCAGACGAAATCTACGAACCGGGGGTCATTGACCCCGGAATTCCAGTCAAGAATTCAACCAATTCATTCTGGATTTCCGAGCCTTCGCCAATTACAACACTCCAATCGCCTTGGGTCAATGCCGCCGACGTTCTCATTATCGGTTCTGGAATATCGGGCATGAATCTTGCGCGCACAATTTACCAAAAGATGCCCACTTATCAGGTTGTCATCATAGATGCTCGGGATATCTGCTCTGAGGCTACAGGAAGAAACGGTGGCCATATCAAAACCATGATCTACAACTTATGGCTCGATCGCAAGCAGAGATATGGAGCGGAAGAAGCAATTCGGCTCACTGTCTTTGAGCATTCCCATTTGGAAATGATGACAGCTGCCATTCAGGAGAGTCAGGTTGATTGTGACTTGACTCTTGTCGAGGGCATCGACGCTTACTATGACTCGAACAATTTTGTCGAAGCCATTTTAGCTCTCGATGACATGCGAAAGTTTGCTCCTCATCTTGCAAGTCAATACACAGTCCACACAGCTCGAGACAAAATTCGCGCGCTTGGCTGCTCTGAAAGATGCATTGGAGCAATTGGCATCCCGGCAGCATCAGTGTGGCCTTATAAGATGGTGACTGCTCTTCTGGACAAGATGGTTCAGGAGAATGGACTCTGTGTACAGTCAAATACGAACgtcatctccgtcgccgaCACAAAGGACACTAATTGCGCTATTGTTCAGACAAATCGCGGCGCCATCAAGGCAAGAAATGTTGTTCATGCGACAAATGGCTGGATGGGTCATCTCGTTTCGGAGTTTCGACCATACATTTCTCCTGTGAGAGGCAACGTCATTCATCAAGTAATTCATTCACCCGTTCTCAGTCTTAAAAATTCGTTCTGGCATCGTTACGCCGCAAAGGACTGGGATTACTTGATCCAACGTCCTAAGGGAGATGTTGTTGTGGGTCGGGCAAACATAGGCCGCCGAGCGACAGGCGATGATAGTCAAACGGACTTCTGCCCTCAAATTCATCTTCGCGGTGTTATTGCTGAAACGCATCTGTGTGATCAGCTTTCTTCTGAAATCACCCATTCATGGAGTGGAATTCTTGGGTACACTCAAGATGGTGCTCCGTTTGCCGGGAGGCTCCCATTCAGTGAGCACACTCATCAGTGGGTCTGCGGAGGATATCATGGTATCGGTATGATCAAGGCCTTTCGAATGGCTGAAATGGTAGCACGGATGATTGTAGGAGAGGATGTTACCGGGGAATATCCACGCTCATTCCTCGTTACCGAACAACggatgaagaaaatgaaacaaTCCCTATGTGCAAAACAGAATCTCTGAAAACATGTAGTTTCAGTTCATTTAGATTTTTGCAGTCTCATTTTAATATTCACAAGCCCTCTTCCTAATTTACCATTCGCTGGGCATTTTTTAGTTGTCATTCGAGGAGTCCAACACAGATAAACATTTCGCCAATTTCTATTCGTTGCAGACACTACTATGTCTTGATAATGTTCTGAGTTGGCTAAGTTCATCTTTCAAAGGTGGTATTGGCGTGGGTTGTCCACTGTGACTCCATGCCTTTGCCACATCGCCTCCACATTCATGTCTTCTTGGCCACTGAGTCCTCGATCAGTGTCATCAAATctaagaagaaaagaaaaggaagataAACTTACTCGAATTTTTTGTTGATCCATGGTTCCTTACCACCTTCAGCGGTGTCCGGGTTTCGGAAAATAACATTATATCGCTAGTGTATTGTGTCAGCATTGTCCCGCAGCTCTTATTATAACTATAAAGCTTGCATACCATCCCTAGCGTCAAATGAATTCCTCCAGGGCCCTTGACAAATGTATCTGACGGAGCTTTGCCTTCTATCATGGCCTGAATGTTCTTCGCAACGACTGCCGCTTGGGCAGAGCCTGGACGGGCAGCTTTCTGCGCCCCAGTGTCGGTGATATCGCCAATTGCGAACATGTTGGAGTATTTCTTATCCATGAATTGCATGGTTGGTCGAGTTCGAATAAAGCCATTGTCTGGATTGACCACAGACTTGCCCGCCAATGTGGAATTGGTTAAATCAGCAACCATCTGATTGTTCGGTGTTTGGCCAGTCGCAAGAATAACAAAATCCGTGGACTCAGTCGTGCCGTTTGTGAGTTGCAATTGAAACTGCCCGTCATTATTAGGGAAACCTTCAGAGGGGATGGTTACCCGAGACCCAGTGATTAGCCTGACCCCGAGCTCGTCGAATCGCTCTTTGATGAGTTCATGCAACTGGGGATGGAAATTGGGCATTAAGCGAGGCCTCGACTGCACCACCGTAACTTCTTTGTCAGGGTAATACTCCTTCAGATCGGTTGCCATCTGAACACccacagcaccaccaccaacaatCATAATTGATTCAGATCGCTGGACCTCGGCTTGATGTCGTTGGAGATACTCGACAGATGATATCTTGTCGTCGGCCTTCATACCTGCCGGCTGGGAGAGGCGCGTCCCAGTTGCAAGAACGACGTAATCAAACGCAATCTCTTTTGAACCCTGCCACTCACGGTCTAGCTCCACATGGTGCGGTTTAACTGACAAGACGCGAGCTTGAACTACACTGTGGGCCGCTGGATTAGGCACAGTGGAAAAGATTCCGCTGTATGGAATAAAGGCCTTGTGTTCTTGACCGGGCACAATTGCAAATCGAGGCTATAAAAAGTTGTTAGTCTGCTTTTTTGCCGGTAAATACTCCATGCCTGACTGCTCACAAAGGTAAaaaggtggtggaagtgaCTATGTGGCTCGGTTAGAAGCACCTGCGCAAGTTCTCAGCATCAAATAACTGTAGTATGGACAGCTAGTTAGTTACTCTATGCGTCGGAGGGATAACTCGAGCCAGCTCCTGCGCGGTAGTCTGAGCAATAATCATCAGAATTTGCGTTGGGAAGATCATTGGAGCTGAGACTCACCCGACCAACAAAGGAACCCCCCACCACGATAATGTTTCGCAAAGATTTGCTTGCCATTCTGTTGGATGCGAAGCTGGAAGGCATGAATAAAGAATTCCTGTAAATGACGAGTGCTTCCCTTATATAACTAACCCGGCAAAGGCTCCGAGGACCCGGTTATCTGATTTGACTTATCTGATTAACTCCGAAATTCTGCCATATTGAGGCAAATGCCGAGTCTCCGGAATAGTTCACTCCCGGCGGCAAACAGAATGGCGCCACCACTTTGATTATTCCTAATCACCTTACAGAATCAGTTATGAGTATCAAACCCTCCGCTAATCGTTGCTCTTTCAACGCATCTTCTTTATCGAATTGTTCCGTTTCTTACTGAGCCACTCTCCTCGAGCTGCGGCATGAGTTCCTTTACTCGCTTTTTCCTGGGCAAAGTACTGGGTACCTAGTCCGCTCACGCCAATTCCTTTCTATGCCATAAATCCGTAAATCCGCTTCATTTGCAGCGACTGCTAGGGTTGGTTGCTTATGTTTCTGAGTCAATCCGGGGTGGCCATGGTTGTGGGTCTGATCTCGGCAGTTGCAAATATAGGGATGCCGTGAATTTATTTGGACCAAGTCAGCTAACTGGGCTTCTGccactactactactaatGGGATGCGCTAATAGTTATCTGGAAAGCAGTTATATTATTTCTGCAACTGACACTAGTGACGAAATCTCGACTGTTACGATGGCTTTTTTTAAGGAACTGTTTATCTAATTAAGACCGGAGCCAACTATCAAGTAAAAAACAAATCCAAGTATGCACCATGTGCTCAATTTCCAGACCGGAGGGAAGAGGGTGACCGACTGGGACCCGAAAGCATAAGATGGCATTCAAATCTTGCAACTCACAGCATGGGCCTCGCCCTTGCAAGACCGTCTCTTTCGGTGTGCATGGCCGTGAGAACACACAGCGTTCAACTTCCCAACAAACGCCATCTACCGTGGATTCCAACTAATGGTTTTGGCATTGGGTCCACCTCGGTCATAAGTGGCCAGCACCGTGTGGTGATCGAGGGCCATCACACCCGGCCAAAAACTAGACGCCGGAGAAATGAGCTGTGGCCGACTCCACTGAATGTGACCATCTTGTGGTGGACCGGCAAACACAACTTTGATGGCTGCATTCTTTGTCCACTCCACCTTGGCGGAGTCCTCGTCCGTCATAAACACCACTGCCATGGAGCCGTCTGCGAAGGACGCGACCTGGGGAGATCCTGCATTGTGTCCTCGTGGGGGGCAGAAGACCtcatggcgatggtgccAGCTCGCCCCGTCATCGTAGGAGATGATAGCTTCAACATTGAAGGAGCCGTATCGTGTCGTTTCAATGACCATGACTAGTGCTTCACGGCCGTTGTCGATAGTGGATGCAATACCGTTCATCCCATCCCGCAACCGATCTCGCTCACCATGCAGGCAAATCGGTCGACTCCATGTGCTCCCCTGATCATGAGAGACGACAAGCATGGTGCATTGATTGTCGGGCGCAAACTCTTGGGAGTATGTGAGCTGAACTTCACCCCGACGTCCAAGTCGCATAAACGGCTCCCAGATCCCCAATGGcgctttcttctccgcagCCTGCGATACAAATCCCCAGGTACGACCTCCATCCGTAGATCGGCAGACAGTGATGCGGAAGTGCGTGGGACCGCCGGGCCCCAGGTCATGATTCCGAAAGGCCGCCAATACAGTTCCAGGGCTGATCTCCAGCAGGAACATGTTATCCACATCGCCCGCGCCCCGCGTCACTTCTGCCAAGTCTTCGAATGTGCGACCGCCATCAGTACTTCTTGCGACGCGCAGCGCGTGCTGGTGGTTCGGAAAGCGTGTGAAGGACGACAAGATCGATCCGTCAGATAACTTGGCCAGGCGGGGATAAGTGCCGTTATTGGGCGGCGACGACAGCCCACGCTCGTCGTCGTTGACCACGCCTCGGCCCGGAAGCTGCTGGTCGGAcgagacatggtggtgatgggaGTGCGACTGATCACCCAAGCCAAAACTCTTGAGGACTTTCTGGCCAAGATGTCCAGGCATGGTTGTTACACGAGACGTGTCGAGAAACAAGTACACCCGTCCCCGGGCGGCAGCATTTCGAAAGAGTAATGAATCATGCAAGGGGACCGAGACATCATCCCctgcctggatgatgtcACACAACTCCGACAGAAAGACAACAAACACATCATCGCGCGGAGATGCTTTTCTGGCCGTTTACGCCCTGGGCAAAATATTGAAAAAATACAAAACCTCATCAACGAGCAACAGTCCTGAGCTCGCGACGCTGGTTCTCTCTCAATGATCGAGTCATGCGATTGTATCTGATTTACCATAGCAACATCATTCTGCATGGTAGTTTATGATTGATGTTCAATTATTAGGTAAAATTGTATATTGTCGCGAGTTCTTCACATTGAAGAACTTGCGTTCTCCTCTCCTTATTCAAGTGTGATCTTCACCACCTTCCCGGGCTCTTGGAATGTCCCTAACACAGGGGCGACTTGTCCACCACTTGTGCCGACGTACAGAGACTTCCCATCTTTGGCCAACCGACAAGAAGTGGGACCGGGCATTTGGGTAGAGAGCTGGCCACCGGCGACGAGCGAGATCTGACCGATCGGAGAGATACGAACGACGGAGTTCTGAGGATCTGTAGCGATGTACGCCGTGCCCTCCGATGTCACGTCGAAGTTGTCCGGTAAGAAGCCACTGGCAATCACCTCGTAGTCGCCCACGGCTGTTCCGTCGCTGTTCACTTTGACACGGCAGAACTCCATGCGTGTGGTGCTAGAGTAGTAGACATAGTCGTCAACCACTTTTAACCCGTTGACTCCTAGAGGAAGTGCCTGGCCCTCGGCTGGAAGCATGGTCGGATGGTTCAAAGCGACCGAGTAGTTGCCCGATTTAGTGTGGACTTTCCACACCGCTCCTTTGGGACTGTCGGCGATCAGGACCAGATTTGACTCCCTGGAAAGCGTGGTCATTCCGTTCAGCGCCTGCGCATCCGGGAGCGCGGCGATTTCCGATGCTGCTGGAAGCTTTGAGATTCGGTCatcctctttctcatccCCATTGTTCACATTGTTGAAATCCAACTTCTGGAGAGAGAACGATCCAGGGGTTGGTTTGTAGGTCTTGGTGGAAAAATTTCCAATAACCACGGCGAACAcatcatcctcaatctcGCTGATCCCAAAGCAGCTTGTCGCATTGGAGAAGGAGTGGGCGACAGACGCGTCGCCACTGGTGGTGTTGACCAACCAGACTTCAGGCACATCTAGACGTGTGAAGAGAAGGCTACCGTCTGGACGAAAGGCGAGATTGGATACCCAAGACCCATTGTTGGGGAATTGGTAGAGCGTCTCAACATGCACTTTGACCTCATTATTGCTGGAAGGACTTGCCACCTCGGAGAAGTACAAATGCGGCCAGTATGCAAAAGCCCGGGGCAAGACGGCAAGGGCCCCTAGCCAGGAGAGGTAGGTAAGCATATTGAGACGATTTGATATCAGAGATGGAGAGCAAGGGGTGACACGTTGGCTATATAGCATCGCGGCAACGCGCATTTACACGTAGACAACGCGAGCCAGTTTCTCGTCAATCATTCCAAAGCCTTACCGCAATGGTCTTCATGTTGTCTGGGCGTAGCATTCCAGTGAAGAAGTGTGTTTGCTCTTCACGAGACTCATCCCTGCATTCCACCCGAAATGGTACACACCAAGCCAGTGACGAAGAGAAGCCGGATATGCATAAGCTCACAGACTTGGACTTCAGCACCTGCCATAAGAAACGAAAGCAGCGTAATCGCTTCTCATATTCCAGGAGGTCATGTTCCAATAGGTCTGTCAGTGTTGCAAATTTTGAATGCGAATTCGATCCTCTCCGAAATTGAATTAGACAATTGACTATAAAAACCGGTAAAGAAACTCCAAATTCTGGGGATTGAGGTAGTCTGGGTTGGACAAGGAACCCGCGATTCCCATAAAGTCATCTCCCACGTTGAACAAATCGTACCAGTCCATGTTAACGGTATCTTCAGCTGTGTTTACTTCGTGGCCTGTGTTTGTGACTGGAACAATGGCATGGCCCTGAGTTGGGACACTTTCTGTCCCATTGCATGAAGTCGGCTGTGGGATGAAATCATGACGTTGACTCGCTCTGACGGAGTGCCGAGACAAGGTGGAGGGAGCTACCGCGACATCGGCCAAGCGAAGATCTCGGGCAGTTCGGTCATCCAGGCAGCGGAAAAAAAGGTCAAGGACCCAGTTTTCCAAGTCCCAAGACTTCTGTAGTTCTTTGAGTCCCAGAAGGCACAACTTTGCTCGATGTTCAGCCAGCTTTCGGGCCGTGCCCGTGGTTCGTTCAAAATGGATGGTGTGAATGCAGAGCGCAGAAAAGGTATGTGTGATTCTGCTTCCATATTAATACTATCCAGACTAGGTATCAGCAAGCTCATGGAACTTACAGATGAAGGGAACCGTGCTGGACCAGCCCTTCCGAAAGCATGTCCTCGAGTATCCGCGTACTTCGGGCTGCTGCATCCAATGCAATACCTCCATCGAGCTGTGCATGCTCCCGTGGAGGCTGGATGAACAGGGGTCGGTAAAGCAGAATATACAAATTACTGACTTGAGGTCAGCTCGGCCAGACATTTGTACGGCACCCTCAACTCACTTGTATGTCATATGGAGCATCCCGACGAGAAACATGGACTCGCGGCTCATGGGCGCTTGAAACCGCATTTCTTCCGGCAAGTTAGATTCCCACTCTACCAGGCGTTGGTGAAGGCTCGGACGAGCCGGGCTCTCCAATTCTGACTGGCCTGGTAAGTATTGGCTGGAGACCACCTCCCGTACTGACAAAAACAACCCCCGCGAGTCAGTCAAATAATCTTAATGAGTAGGCTTAAAACACCACAGGGCTCCATACATAATCTAGCAAGTTGAGCCATCCTGATCACGTAGGACACGTAAACCGCAGGTGGTGTTCGGAATATCTCCGAGGATGTACCAGTGTCCTCGAAATCGGAAGGGTGGAGCTCTGTGATTTCGCAGTCCTCGTCGCGAATCCGAGAAGGTAGTCCCAAAGCGGCTGAAGTCTGTTGATCACGGACCTGCAAAGGATAAAGTTAGAATGGCGGATCATGAAGGAACCAAGTGCCACTTACATATAAAGCCCACCAGATCCTTTTCCAAATTCTCTGTTCACTGGTGCTGAGAAATGACAGCTTAGACCTGTGGTTGAAGTCAGACACGCTCCTGGAGAACGAAAAGGGTCCGTTGGCTCACATCACATGCATGCCTTTCTTCTGCGCCAGCGCAATGGCCGCTCCCAGCCAAAATCGAACATCCCGTTCCTCATTAGGGCCTCCGCGCCAAAAGCTTAGGAGGAACAACGATTGCAGTTTGACAATGGTATCGGTCTCCCATCCGGAATCGTAGATTTCTTTCGCACGCTGGTAGAAAATGCCTTTTGCCTGATAGCGATCGTTGAATCCAGTGGTGTGCAACACGGAATCCGAGCACAGACTAACCCCAATGAACAACATGGCTTGCACCAGCAACGGCGAGATCGTGCTCTCCCGATAACCATTTTGCGCGGCTCGGCGATCCAGCACTGGAAAACACGGATGGAACCATTCAAAATAGGCTTCGAGGAGAGTGTCGCAAATGGCTGCGGAAGGAAAGACCAAAGCACCTTCCTGGGTTAAACGGTCATGAAGGATCCTGCGACGCTCCCCGAGTGGGTCCTGACTGGGTTCAACGGCACGAATCTCCGAGATGGAGTAGTGCAGCCGTCCGGTTTGATTCCTGCCCACGTAGCCTTTGTCTGGAGACCGGCGCCCTTCATCCACGACGCAAGTGAGAGGGCTGGATTCGCCCAGGAAGACCGTTTTGTGAATCGTGTCCTCGCCCGCCGTCGCCGGCCGAGATGCAGGGCCATAATGCTGGACAGGTGGGACCGGCTGTCCGGACCGGAGATC
Encoded proteins:
- a CDS encoding uncharacterized protein (ID:PFLUO_004169-T1.cds;~source:funannotate) — encoded protein: MIYNLWLDRKQRYGAEEAIRLTVFEHSHLEMMTAAIQESQVDCDLTLVEGIDAYYDSNNFVEAILALDDMRKFAPHLASQYTVHTARDKIRALGCSERCIGAIGIPAASVWPYKMVTALLDKMVQENGLCVQSNTNVISVADTKDTNCAIVQTNRGAIKARNVVHATNGWMGHLVSEFRPYISPVRGNVIHQVIHSPVLSLKNSFWHRYAAKDWDYLIQRPKGDVVVGRANIGRRATGDDSQTDFCPQIHLRGVIAETHLCDQLSSEITHSWSGILGYTQDGAPFAGRLPFSEHTHQWVCGGYHGIGMIKAFRMAEMVARMIVGEDVTGEYPRSFLVTEQRMKKMKQSLCAKQNL
- a CDS encoding uncharacterized protein (ID:PFLUO_004170-T1.cds;~source:funannotate) — its product is MIFPTQILMIIAQTTAQELARVIPPTHRVLLTEPHSHFHHLFTFPRFAIVPGQEHKAFIPYSGIFSTVPNPAAHSVVQARVLSVKPHHVELDREWQGSKEIAFDYVVLATGTRLSQPAGMKADDKISSVEYLQRHQAEVQRSESIMIVGGGAVGVQMATDLKEYYPDKEVTVVQSRPRLMPNFHPQLHELIKERFDELGVRLITGSRVTIPSEGFPNNDGQFQLQLTNGTTESTDFVILATGQTPNNQMVADLTNSTLAGKSVVNPDNGFIRTRPTMQFMDKKYSNMFAIGDITDTGAQKAARPGSAQAAVVAKNIQAMIEGKAPSDTFVKGPGGIHLTLGMRYNVIFRNPDTAEGDLMTLIEDSVAKKT
- a CDS encoding uncharacterized protein (ID:PFLUO_004171-T1.cds;~source:funannotate), which codes for MPGHLGQKVLKSFGLGDQSHSHHHHVSSDQQLPGRGVVNDDERGLSSPPNNGTYPRLAKLSDGSILSSFTRFPNHQHALRVARSTDGGRTFEDLAEVTRGAGDVDNMFLLEISPGTVLAAFRNHDLGPGGPTHFRITVCRSTDGGRTWGFVSQAAEKKAPLGIWEPFMRLGRRGEVQLTYSQEFAPDNQCTMLVVSHDQGSTWSRPICLHGERDRLRDGMNGIASTIDNGREALVMVIETTRYGSFNVEAIISYDDGASWHHRHEVFCPPRGHNAGSPQVASFADGSMAVVFMTDEDSAKVEWTKNAAIKVVFAGPPQDGHIQWSRPQLISPASSFWPGVMALDHHTVLATYDRGGPNAKTISWNPR
- a CDS encoding uncharacterized protein (ID:PFLUO_004172-T1.cds;~source:funannotate), with translation MLTYLSWLGALAVLPRAFAYWPHLYFSEVASPSSNNEVKVHVETLYQFPNNGSWVSNLAFRPDGSLLFTRLDVPEVWLVNTTSGDASVAHSFSNATSCFGISEIEDDVFAVVIGNFSTKTYKPTPGSFSLQKLDFNNVNNGDEKEDDRISKLPAASEIAALPDAQALNGMTTLSRESNLVLIADSPKGAVWKVHTKSGNYSVALNHPTMLPAEGQALPLGVNGLKVVDDYVYYSSTTRMEFCRVKVNSDGTAVGDYEVIASGFLPDNFDVTSEGTAYIATDPQNSVVRISPIGQISLVAGGQLSTQMPGPTSCRLAKDGKSLYVGTSGGQVAPVLGTFQEPGKVVKITLE
- a CDS encoding uncharacterized protein (ID:PFLUO_004173-T1.cds;~source:funannotate), giving the protein MATVEDRPRSRAKKACLACNARRVRCNVLEAQPCRNCVAWNLSCELGISRRGKYPRRKTGRSSRALGDHNERVAGFSTTARTVPRTADLRSGQPVPPVQHYGPASRPATAGEDTIHKTVFLGESSPLTCVVDEGRRSPDKGYVGRNQTGRLHYSISEIRAVEPSQDPLGERRRILHDRLTQEGALVFPSAAICDTLLEAYFEWFHPCFPVLDRRAAQNGYRESTISPLLVQAMLFIGVSLCSDSVLHTTGFNDRYQAKGIFYQRAKEIYDSGWETDTIVKLQSLFLLSFWRGGPNEERDVRFWLGAAIALAQKKGMHVMSKLSFLSTSEQRIWKRIWWALYVRDQQTSAALGLPSRIRDEDCEITELHPSDFEDTDYVWSPVVF